CAGCAAACTAGGTTTAATGAATTAATTACGTTGTCTACCACTTTTTGCatacataataatataatatttctatCTATAATAACAATTAGTCAATTACACGAGAAAGGTGATTAAATTTTGGGCTAAATTAATCACATAATATAGAATGTATACCTAATACCTAATTGTGTTTCACCGAAAGTAGCTTAAGATAGTATACGTGGTATCAgttataaaattacaaaaatatttaaaaaacaataaaaaccaatccaaatcagctcaaagttatcttattttatattattaattatttctaaaataaatacataatattaaatataataaatatataattttagatgttaTATGTAtaccattatatatattaaattaaataaaataactttaaattattattttcgtGTTAGCATCACCGAATAATTAAGCACTATACATCTTACACCGTTAACATTCGTGTGAATAATGCATGTTAACCAAATATGGAAatctcaaaacaaaatgaaaactaaTTAGGTTAAGAGAAAGAAGATTATCAAGATTTGTTAGCACTATGTTGCAACAACACTAACCATGTGTGTATGCAGTAACATTGGTTATTATATTGTAGCTTCCTTAACAAATTAAGtgcttaatatttataatagagCATTCACCAAGACAAAAGGCATAGAGAGACGGAGTAGtaggggaaaaaaaaaacaacaacacaatcattcttttaaaaacaacaacaacacaatcattcttttcattattattcattattattattgttttatttattattgaagaTATGTCAAACCTTATGACGATGATGAATCATGGAAAGCGTGTTGTGGCTGTGGCAATTGAGAATAATAAGACAAGCCAAAGTGCTGCAAAATGGGCAGTGGATAATATTCTTCCAAAGGATCAAGATCTCTTACTCATCCATGTTAAGCAAAGATCATCATCAGATAATAGTCGTTCACCATgtaagtattttatttaaatctctttttttttttttcatcttgtATCTATATCATCTACTACTTGCACTTAATTTGGGTCATGAAAACATTTATCTTTTAAGgttatgcatttttttattcctttttgaGCATGCAAAATGCATATATAGGGGTTTGGCTTTTTATTTTGCCTTTGAGGCTATTGAACTATTGAATACTACAGTGTCATAATTCAAGTACAAGATTTTCTGGGTCATAAATATTTGAACAGATGTGCTggatgataaaaaattatttcttaaaAATGGTGTAAAAACGGAATTAAAAGGTAATATGAGAATTACATTTTAACTCGATATATATattgcaaacaattttgaacaacTATTAATTGTAATTGTTACATCAAAAATAATTTCAGCCAAAATAGCACGGCTGATCGAGCAGTTAGTTtgtgattattattttttaggcgaatcatcattttttcttaattatttctCTCGTATGGAACTTTTCATATCATAGCAACAGTTAAATTAGATCCAATAATTCCAGTTCCCTAATGCTTggaaaataagttttttttcttcttcttttcttccgaTTTTATCCTTGtggaaaactaaaattaaaacaatttggTAGGTATGAAAAtcttcaatatatattttttttcactacttgatggtaatttaattttcaGTAAGATGATTTTGGTATGACAATTGATTATGATGATTTATAATTATTCAGCTAAATATAACCCATAACTTGAGCTTGATGTTTGATACACACAacgttaattaattaattaattaatgttattacTATAATTGACTACTTGAATAATGGTTGTGATTGCAGTGAGAAGCTATGAGATGAAAGAAGGTACGGATAGACCACATGACAAAGAATCAAAGGAGCTGTTTGAGTCCTTTCGAGTCTTTTGCAACAGAAAGAATGTTAGTTCTTCAACCTCATTTTCATCATTCACCAATAAAAATTAAGggtttaattagttaataaatttgttATTCACATTATATCTATTCACCAAATCTAAGTAATTTTAAAGagtaaagtttttttttgttatgaatgtttgtaattttttttaaaaagtctttaacttttaattttgtttctaaaattttttattcatgtcAAAATTATTACTAGACgttaattttatctaaaatgttaagaataaaagtgaaaatatttagagataattttgacacaaataaaaaataaaagagacaaaattgaataaatagaaaacattagaaataaaatttaatgaaaataaacgttaaaatatttttttaaaaaatgacaaatatTAATAACAAAAGAATATACTTTTCTCTATACATATAACAATAAAATCAGGAATATTtcagtattttaatttacaaaaattataattaaaagcagaataagaataaataagGCATGCATGCATGAATTGCAACAGGTACACTTCAAAGAAATTTTGTTAGAGGACACAGATATATCAAAGGCATTAGTAGAAAGTGTTACCACATATTCCATTGAGCTTTTAGTACTTGGGGCAGCATCAAGGAGTGGTCTTGCTAGGTATATCTGTAgaaactaattattaattattacttagAAGATctgtaaataaaattatagatagaTTATTCGTATGAAATCGGagtttaaatgaaatatttttggaaaacagATTTAGGATGAGTGATGTTCCAAGCACGGTGTCAAAAGCGGTACCGTCATTCTGCACCGTCTATATAATCTCCAAAGGAAAGATCTCATCCGTTAAAACTGCGACCGTATTACTCTCTCCGAAACCTGCGTCGCAGAATAAGATCCACTCTTCTCTGGCTCAACGTGCTGAGCGACCACGCAACCTCACACTCCCACGACATGGTTACTAACTAATTAACAtttcaactttttattttaacttttaacaatattatgtttgattatattataaatttaatttccatACCTTCGGAGTAAGTCAcaaaaatttcataatttgtgtgtttacttctatCTATCAATTGCAGTTTCAGGTGGATACCAATCTCTTGATTTTGATGAGATATCAATGCTTCGAGGTAATGAACTAGGCTTGTTTGGgtgttattaaattatttaaaaaaattaataattttttatttttaatatatttgataaatttttaataatacaaataaaaatattaaaaagattttatatttttttagaagttataatctTCTATTAAAAATtcacccaaacaagccctaCCTATACATGATTTCTTTTCggaataaaatcaataaatgaTAAATGACTCCAAAATGCGAATTAACTTTTTTATGCACTGACACATGAATAAAGAAATACAACGAAACATTTTGAGTAACCAATTACTaatcacttttttttctcttttaagtTCAATTAGATTTTACTTTATTTGTCTAGACTTAGAATCCAGAATTTAAGgtatgttatttaaaaaaaataatgaaagtagtgtttatttattaagataacaacaatttcataatttgtttACTCTATGCATCAATTGAAGCCGGATCATTTCCAGACAAACACGCATATGCACGCCGTAATCGCGGCAGTGATGAAGCCATGTAagttattacaaattaaaatatatcacataCTACATTgtattatgtttatatttttcttgtgcATGATTCATAATAATGATAGATATATTTACACAAAAAATATggtaaaaattagattaattacTTAAAAAACATGATTATAGATCACcatacgagacaaaaagaagaaaCTACGCACCAAATAATGTACCTGAAGATTGTGACATATCATTTGTGGCGAGTGCAAAACCAAGTATTGATAGGCTCTTCCCTTCGTTGTATTCCGATGATTATTTTGATGGAACCAGATCAAGATCAAGATCCCCCCAAGAATCAGGACAGAAATCTTTCATGTGTGATGACTACTCATTCACCTCTCTATCATCACCAACAGAGAACGTAAGTACACCGTATAAACGATACTATaacttttagaatttaatttccCTGCACGGTGGAACACATTACTTAAAAAGTTATCTAAATGGATGAATCTACGAGAATATTACATATAATGAATCTAGTTGGGAAATATTCTATGACAATTTAAGTTTCCCCAAGTTAACCAACAATTGTTATTATATTGTTGAATTTAGGAAGAAATGGAAGCTGAGGTAAGGAAGCTAAAGCTAGAACTGAAGCAGACAATGGAGATGTATAGCTCAGCTCGCAAGGAAGCTCTAACAGCAAAGGAGAAGGTGCTTTACAAATTTGATTATAGTCCAAAACATACATAATTGCAACATTATAAGACACTGAGCTATATGTGCAACAGGCAATGGAGCTTCAACGgtggaaaaaggaagaaaagaggaagatgGAAGACTTACAAATATCGGAAGGAGCGGCATTGGCTAGTCCAGGGGGGGAGAAAGAAAAGGATCAAAAGATGGCAGAGTCTGAAGCACAGAAAAAAATTAGTCCAGAGAAAACATCTCCGCGAGAAGCACCACAGATGAAGAGAGGACTAGAACCTCTAGGAGTTGGTACTGCAATGTACCGAAGGTACTCCATTGAGGAAATCGAGGAAGCGACACAAAAGTTCTCAGCAGCTTTCAAGATCGGTGAAGGAGGCTATGGCCCTGTATACAAGGGTGAATT
The Arachis duranensis cultivar V14167 chromosome 5, aradu.V14167.gnm2.J7QH, whole genome shotgun sequence genome window above contains:
- the LOC107490100 gene encoding U-box domain-containing protein 35-like — translated: MMNHGKRVVAVAIENNKTSQSAAKWAVDNILPKDQDLLLIHVKQRSSSDNSRSPLRSYEMKEGTDRPHDKESKELFESFRVFCNRKNVHFKEILLEDTDISKALVESVTTYSIELLVLGAASRSGLARFRMSDVPSTVSKAVPSFCTVYIISKGKISSVKTATVLLSPKPASQNKIHSSLAQRAERPRNLTLPRHVSGGYQSLDFDEISMLRAGSFPDKHAYARRNRGSDEAISPYETKRRNYAPNNVPEDCDISFVASAKPSIDRLFPSLYSDDYFDGTRSRSRSPQESGQKSFMCDDYSFTSLSSPTENEEMEAEVRKLKLELKQTMEMYSSARKEALTAKEKAMELQRWKKEEKRKMEDLQISEGAALASPGGEKEKDQKMAESEAQKKISPEKTSPREAPQMKRGLEPLGVGTAMYRRYSIEEIEEATQKFSAAFKIGEGGYGPVYKGELDHTPVAIKLLRPDATHGREQFNQEVEVLTCIRHPNMVLLLGACPEYGCLVYEYMANGSLDDCLLRRGKLPALPWQLRFQIAAEIATGLLFLHQTKPEPIVHRDLKPGNILLDRNFVSKISDVGLARLVPPSVADAVTQYRLTSTAGTFCYIDPEYQQTGMLGIKSDIYSLGIMLLQIVTARSPMGLAHHVKRAIAKGTLEEVLDPAISDWPMDHTLHFTKLALKCAEMMRKDRPDLGKVVLPELNKLRTFAEENMPPMMMFGRAFSPRPQQ